One window of Thermoplasmata archaeon genomic DNA carries:
- a CDS encoding DUF559 domain-containing protein, with translation MVKTCIERCLCGILDSLGLAGKYLTNQRVRGYEVDVLFPEYKIIMEADGEPYHQGEAMRRDRIRDQELFALGYRVIRFWGTDLVRAPWRVRRKLVVRLCGGPLRLRGLTKSERILLADVMRRRGVRDA, from the coding sequence GTGGTGAAGACCTGCATCGAGCGCTGTCTCTGCGGAATTCTGGACTCACTTGGGCTGGCCGGAAAGTACCTGACCAACCAGCGCGTTCGAGGGTACGAGGTCGATGTCCTTTTTCCGGAGTACAAAATAATAATGGAGGCCGACGGGGAGCCCTACCACCAAGGCGAGGCGATGCGCAGGGACCGAATTCGGGACCAGGAGCTCTTCGCCTTGGGCTACAGGGTGATTCGCTTCTGGGGCACGGATCTGGTGAGAGCGCCATGGAGGGTCCGCCGGAAGCTCGTGGTCAGGCTCTGCGGCGGTCCGCTTAGGCTCCGGGGTCTCACTAAGAGCGAGAGAATTCTCCTGGCCGATGTCATGAGAAGGAGGGGGGTACGCGATGCCTGA
- a CDS encoding DUF6293 family protein, producing MPGLSNLRIVVSCVTFETVMVVKPIEFYRADRVYLIHYARKPPYTDFLREVESQLKPLVRECERVEVNVNSFRDVLRVLLQIIRREKGAGNHVYVNISAGPNVYGAAALVACGMEGAIPFSVGVKEYTVRDMSVYCVDGKLVGLARAVYDPTPLPEFEIRAPKREHVAGLGVLDKMLRQRAILSASNIVRRLEREGLMSAVFDQRGRVTQSAIMRYRRNFLEPWLRNQWVRGKGRELSITELGRTVLEIFG from the coding sequence ATGCCGGGGCTTTCGAATCTTAGGATCGTAGTCTCTTGTGTTACATTTGAGACTGTTATGGTTGTTAAACCCATCGAGTTCTACCGAGCCGACCGGGTCTATCTTATTCATTATGCACGGAAGCCGCCCTATACCGACTTTCTTAGGGAAGTCGAGTCCCAGCTAAAGCCTCTCGTACGAGAGTGCGAGCGAGTGGAGGTGAACGTTAATAGCTTCAGGGATGTTCTCAGGGTCCTTCTGCAAATAATCCGGAGAGAGAAGGGTGCCGGGAATCATGTTTATGTTAACATCAGCGCCGGGCCAAATGTTTATGGGGCCGCTGCGCTCGTCGCCTGTGGAATGGAGGGGGCGATTCCATTCAGCGTGGGGGTGAAGGAATATACGGTCAGGGATATGAGTGTGTATTGTGTCGATGGAAAGCTTGTCGGCCTCGCTAGGGCCGTGTACGACCCTACTCCCCTTCCTGAGTTCGAGATCAGGGCCCCGAAGCGGGAGCATGTGGCAGGGCTGGGGGTCCTAGACAAAATGCTCCGCCAGAGGGCGATATTGAGCGCCTCCAACATCGTCCGAAGGCTGGAAAGGGAAGGCTTGATGTCGGCCGTTTTCGACCAGAGAGGGAGGGTGACGCAAAGCGCTATAATGAGGTACCGCAGGAACTTTCTCGAGCCGTGGCTTAGGAACCAATGGGTCCGAGGCAAGGGGCGGGAGCTCTCGATAACCGAGCTCGGCAGAACTGTTTTGGAAATATTCGGCTGA
- a CDS encoding FAD-dependent oxidoreductase → MAEGTRDRLRLSIDGKALEAVRGQTILQVAREAGVYIPGICSHPDLSSLELAKPSPFIFRGDERIEGDVPPTEVKGCKLCLVEVAGRGIVTSCTTPVEEGMEVRTDTPAVREERQKNLARILANHPHACLTCAQQEGCVREPCSSSVPMAERCCPKFGKCELQRVANFIGVPPSTPKYVPRGLPILKDDPLFIRDYNLCINCARCVRACAEVRGVGALGFVFKNGERVVGTTRAPSLRESDCRFCGACVEVCPTGALMDKDAYTEGEREAALVPCRSTCPLGADVPEYVRLLASGRPEEAIRVIRERVLLPLVLGHICLRPCESRCRRGKVDEPVSIRELKRHAALRGDRAWREGLNRSPETGKSVAVVGSGPAGLSAAFLLSLKGHSVVVLEREERPGGVLAWGIPPFRLPREALEADLSELAGDLLIKTGIEVGTAVSLEDLVKSFDAVLLAPGLPRSRRIEVEGAGLDGVLWGLDFLRAYNAGTAPHVGSRTVVIGGGNVAVDVARAALRSGAEEVVMACLESREEMPASPWELEEALDEGVEILPSWGPLRILGRRGGRAEAMGAGNVSEGGEAGAGGGRGGGECVAGVELRRCTRVFDEQGRFNPAFDDSVKTSIEADTVIFAVGQDADLRFIPPELGIETRKSAVVVDASQMTTRPGVFAAGDIVKQPGSVVEAVASGRRAASAIDRYLGGDGNVDITLRKWVAPEQRIGRVEGFATLRRVRARRRRDRKGGPAMDREPVELPLEPGEAMAEARRCLQCDLRLLIRRNPQPPERWLEFIAENIEKAPESEGVYVLLDEKKETLRIAGVQNIRAALREQLAAGGRARFFHFEEDKMYTKKESELLQQYIQQHGRMPGGGEEDELY, encoded by the coding sequence ATGGCGGAGGGTACCAGGGATAGGCTCAGGCTAAGCATTGATGGAAAGGCCCTTGAGGCTGTGAGGGGTCAAACGATTCTGCAGGTTGCGCGCGAGGCCGGGGTCTACATACCCGGAATCTGCTCCCATCCCGACCTCTCCTCGCTCGAGCTCGCGAAGCCTTCTCCATTCATATTTAGGGGAGACGAGAGAATCGAGGGGGACGTCCCTCCTACCGAAGTGAAGGGCTGCAAGCTCTGCCTAGTCGAGGTCGCGGGGAGGGGAATAGTCACATCCTGTACGACCCCCGTGGAGGAGGGCATGGAGGTGCGGACCGACACGCCGGCGGTCAGGGAGGAGAGGCAGAAGAATCTCGCGCGCATTCTTGCGAACCACCCCCACGCCTGCCTGACCTGTGCCCAGCAGGAGGGCTGCGTCCGCGAGCCTTGCTCCTCTAGCGTACCCATGGCGGAGAGGTGCTGCCCGAAGTTTGGGAAATGCGAGCTGCAGAGAGTAGCGAACTTCATCGGCGTCCCGCCGAGCACGCCAAAGTACGTGCCGCGTGGCCTCCCCATACTGAAGGACGACCCCCTCTTTATTCGCGACTACAACCTCTGCATCAACTGCGCGAGGTGCGTCAGGGCCTGCGCCGAAGTCAGGGGCGTCGGGGCGCTCGGATTTGTGTTCAAAAACGGTGAGAGGGTCGTGGGCACGACGCGCGCTCCAAGTCTCCGAGAGTCCGATTGCCGCTTCTGCGGCGCGTGCGTCGAGGTCTGTCCCACGGGCGCCCTGATGGACAAAGATGCATATACCGAGGGTGAGCGGGAGGCGGCGCTCGTCCCCTGCCGCTCCACATGCCCCCTCGGCGCTGACGTACCGGAGTACGTCAGACTCCTCGCGAGCGGGAGACCGGAGGAGGCGATTCGTGTCATCAGGGAGAGGGTGCTCCTGCCCCTCGTTCTGGGCCATATATGCCTCAGGCCCTGCGAGTCGAGGTGCCGGAGGGGGAAGGTGGATGAGCCCGTGTCGATTCGGGAGCTGAAGAGACACGCCGCGCTGAGGGGTGACAGAGCGTGGAGGGAGGGTCTCAACCGCTCTCCGGAGACGGGGAAGAGTGTTGCGGTCGTGGGCTCAGGGCCCGCGGGGCTCTCCGCCGCCTTTCTCCTCTCACTCAAGGGCCACTCCGTCGTCGTGCTCGAGAGGGAGGAGAGGCCCGGCGGCGTGCTCGCGTGGGGAATTCCGCCGTTCAGGCTGCCGCGTGAGGCCCTCGAGGCTGACCTCTCAGAGCTAGCGGGCGACCTCTTGATCAAAACGGGCATCGAGGTCGGGACCGCGGTGTCCCTCGAGGACCTCGTGAAGAGCTTCGACGCGGTCCTGCTCGCTCCTGGCCTCCCGCGCAGCCGGAGAATCGAGGTCGAGGGCGCGGGGCTCGACGGGGTCCTCTGGGGGCTGGACTTCCTGAGGGCCTACAACGCCGGCACAGCGCCCCATGTCGGAAGCAGGACGGTTGTGATCGGCGGCGGGAACGTAGCGGTGGATGTCGCCCGCGCGGCCCTGCGCTCAGGCGCAGAGGAGGTCGTGATGGCCTGTCTTGAATCTAGGGAGGAGATGCCCGCCTCGCCCTGGGAGCTCGAGGAGGCACTCGACGAGGGTGTTGAGATTCTGCCCTCCTGGGGCCCGCTGAGAATTCTAGGGAGGAGGGGGGGGCGAGCCGAAGCGATGGGGGCGGGCAATGTCTCGGAGGGAGGTGAGGCTGGGGCCGGGGGAGGTAGGGGAGGTGGTGAGTGCGTGGCGGGCGTCGAGCTCCGGCGCTGCACGCGCGTCTTCGACGAGCAGGGGCGGTTTAATCCTGCATTTGATGATTCTGTAAAAACATCCATCGAGGCCGACACTGTCATATTCGCGGTTGGGCAGGACGCGGACCTGCGCTTCATTCCTCCGGAGCTCGGGATAGAGACCCGGAAGTCAGCTGTGGTGGTCGACGCCTCTCAGATGACGACTAGGCCCGGCGTCTTCGCGGCCGGAGATATCGTGAAGCAGCCGGGCTCCGTGGTCGAGGCCGTGGCCTCGGGCAGGAGGGCGGCGTCTGCAATCGACAGGTACCTCGGCGGCGACGGAAACGTGGACATCACCCTCCGGAAATGGGTAGCCCCAGAGCAGAGAATCGGGAGGGTAGAGGGCTTTGCGACGCTTAGGAGGGTGAGGGCGAGGCGCAGGAGGGACAGGAAGGGCGGGCCCGCCATGGATAGGGAGCCCGTGGAGCTCCCACTGGAGCCCGGAGAGGCGATGGCCGAAGCCCGGCGCTGCCTTCAGTGCGATTTGAGGCTTCTGATTCGCAGGAACCCGCAACCCCCGGAGAGGTGGCTCGAGTTCATAGCAGAGAATATCGAGAAGGCGCCCGAGAGCGAGGGGGTCTACGTATTGCTCGATGAGAAAAAGGAGACTCTGAGAATCGCGGGTGTGCAGAACATCAGGGCCGCTCTCAGGGAGCAGCTGGCAGCCGGAGGGAGGGCCAGATTCTTCCATTTCGAAGAGGATAAGATGTACACGAAGAAGGAGAGCGAGCTCCTCCAGCAATATATCCAGCAGCACGGGAGGATGCCAGGCGGAGGGGAAGAGGACGAGCTATACTAA
- a CDS encoding MFS transporter, with protein MRETPEAEKTAVLFAATLASFLTPFMGSSVNIALPAIGGEFSMDAVALGWVATSYLLSAAVFLVPFGRAADIYGRKRFFRWGVVIFTASSLLSAISSSAALLISFRVVQGLGGAMIFGTSVAIVTSVYPPGERGRALGINVASVYLGLSLGPLLGGILTQSLGWRSVFLASVLPGLLVIPVVVLRVEGEWAEARGEGLDVPGSVFYGLGITALMCGLSALPGPSGAGLVLLGALGVAAFALLEFRSKSPVLDIRLFVRNPVFLLSNLAALINYSATFAVTFLLSLYLQYIGGLDPRSAGLVLMAQPVTMAALSPLAGRLSDRIEPRIIASAGMAVTAGGLLPFTLLSEGTRPEFIATGLIVIGTGLALFSSPNTNAVMGSVERRHYGVASSTLGTMRLVGQMLSMGIAMLIIATCVGKVEILPERHPALLSAVRTGFAVFSALCFGGVFASLAGCSARRGTSSPPAKPFKPAGD; from the coding sequence TTGAGGGAGACCCCGGAAGCTGAAAAGACCGCGGTGCTGTTCGCCGCCACCCTTGCCTCCTTCCTCACGCCATTCATGGGCTCGTCGGTGAATATCGCCCTGCCCGCGATCGGAGGGGAGTTCTCGATGGACGCCGTCGCGCTGGGCTGGGTTGCGACCTCCTACTTACTCTCCGCGGCGGTTTTCTTGGTGCCTTTCGGTAGGGCGGCGGACATTTACGGAAGGAAGAGGTTTTTCCGCTGGGGCGTGGTGATCTTCACAGCCTCCTCTCTACTCTCCGCTATCTCCAGCTCGGCCGCGCTCTTGATCTCTTTCCGGGTCGTGCAGGGCCTCGGGGGCGCGATGATATTCGGCACGTCCGTGGCCATCGTTACATCGGTCTATCCTCCGGGCGAGAGGGGAAGGGCGCTAGGGATAAACGTTGCCTCTGTCTATCTCGGTCTCTCCCTCGGCCCTTTATTGGGGGGCATCCTGACCCAGAGCCTCGGGTGGAGGAGCGTTTTTCTGGCGAGCGTGCTCCCCGGCTTGCTCGTCATCCCTGTCGTGGTGTTGAGGGTTGAGGGCGAGTGGGCCGAGGCGCGGGGAGAGGGGCTCGATGTCCCCGGCTCAGTCTTCTACGGTCTCGGTATCACGGCCCTGATGTGCGGCCTCTCCGCCCTCCCCGGGCCCTCCGGCGCGGGGCTGGTTCTGCTCGGCGCGCTGGGCGTCGCGGCCTTCGCGCTTCTGGAGTTCAGAAGCAAGAGCCCCGTGCTGGACATACGGCTTTTCGTAAGAAACCCGGTCTTCCTCCTCTCCAACCTGGCCGCGCTTATCAACTACAGCGCCACCTTCGCCGTGACCTTCCTCCTCAGTCTCTATCTACAGTACATCGGCGGTCTCGACCCCCGGAGCGCGGGGTTGGTTCTAATGGCCCAGCCGGTCACGATGGCCGCCCTCTCACCGCTGGCCGGAAGGCTCTCCGACAGAATCGAGCCCCGCATCATCGCCTCAGCCGGTATGGCAGTGACCGCGGGCGGACTCTTGCCCTTCACCCTACTGAGCGAAGGAACGAGGCCGGAATTCATCGCCACCGGTCTCATCGTCATCGGGACAGGCCTGGCGCTCTTCTCCTCACCCAACACGAACGCGGTCATGGGCTCTGTCGAAAGGAGGCATTATGGAGTGGCCTCGAGCACACTCGGAACGATGAGGCTGGTGGGTCAGATGCTCAGCATGGGAATCGCCATGCTAATCATCGCGACATGTGTTGGCAAGGTTGAGATTCTCCCGGAGCGGCACCCGGCCCTTCTGAGCGCGGTCAGAACAGGCTTCGCGGTCTTCTCCGCCCTATGCTTCGGTGGAGTGTTCGCCTCGCTCGCTGGGTGCAGCGCGCGGCGCGGGACGTCGTCGCCTCCTGCAAAACCTTTTAAACCAGCCGGCGATTAG
- a CDS encoding zinc-binding dehydrogenase has product MGGETLAEMRAAVFREKGQPMKIERVPVPEYGIRDVLVRVAACGLCRTDLHYLHGLPTAKKPPIILGHEISGTVAETGSAVTEFKKGDRVLIPPVFACGTCHYCRTGRGTICERQTMVGNHRDGGFAEFISVPASDIFHLPEPIPLQEGCIISDAISTPYHAVVNRGRVLPGERVLVIGCGGVGLSLVQMASLVGASVIAVDIYDEKLEQARKLGASDVINAKKVESLSKAVKKLTGGGADIAFEVIGNPPTIEEAFRAVRWGGRVVVVGYTHEDVKLNAGRIMFCEIEVKGSLGCGLQDYPRIIELARSGKLRVKELVTHKYRLDEINEGFKKLESGDPSLIRSIVVME; this is encoded by the coding sequence ATGGGAGGGGAGACACTGGCTGAGATGAGAGCCGCGGTTTTCAGGGAGAAGGGCCAGCCGATGAAAATCGAAAGGGTCCCTGTTCCGGAGTACGGTATTCGTGATGTTCTGGTTAGGGTCGCGGCCTGCGGCTTGTGCAGAACTGACCTGCACTACCTACATGGCCTGCCGACCGCGAAGAAACCCCCGATAATACTGGGCCACGAGATATCCGGAACGGTGGCGGAGACGGGCTCCGCGGTGACGGAGTTCAAAAAGGGCGACCGGGTCCTCATTCCGCCGGTTTTCGCCTGCGGCACCTGCCACTACTGCAGGACGGGGCGCGGGACCATTTGCGAGAGGCAGACCATGGTGGGGAACCACAGGGACGGTGGCTTCGCCGAGTTCATTTCAGTCCCGGCCTCGGACATATTCCACCTGCCCGAGCCGATTCCGCTTCAAGAGGGCTGCATCATCTCCGACGCCATCTCGACACCGTATCACGCCGTCGTCAACAGGGGCAGGGTCCTGCCGGGCGAGAGGGTCCTGGTCATCGGGTGCGGGGGAGTGGGCCTCTCTCTGGTCCAGATGGCCTCGCTCGTCGGTGCGAGCGTCATCGCGGTCGACATCTATGACGAGAAGCTGGAGCAGGCGAGGAAGCTAGGGGCCAGCGACGTCATTAACGCGAAAAAGGTGGAGAGCCTCTCGAAGGCGGTGAAGAAGCTCACGGGTGGTGGGGCGGACATCGCGTTCGAGGTCATAGGCAACCCGCCCACTATAGAGGAGGCATTCAGAGCGGTCAGGTGGGGGGGCAGAGTTGTGGTCGTGGGCTACACGCACGAGGACGTGAAGCTCAACGCGGGCAGAATCATGTTCTGCGAGATTGAGGTAAAGGGTTCGCTGGGCTGCGGCCTTCAGGACTACCCGAGAATCATCGAGCTAGCGAGGTCCGGGAAGCTCAGAGTCAAGGAGCTCGTGACGCACAAGTACAGGCTAGACGAAATCAACGAAGGCTTTAAAAAGCTCGAGAGCGGGGACCCATCCCTGATACGGTCCATCGTCGTCATGGAGTGA
- a CDS encoding enoyl-CoA hydratase/isomerase family protein has product MDYKHISFGVSDHVARLVLRRPPNNILNIEMMMELNDALVSVQKSEGLRALVISAEGKYFSTGVDVGEHTKDKVREMIKVFHTIFENLNKIDTPTVALVQGACLGGGCELALYCDIVLASERARFGQPEIKVGVFPPLAAYLLPNTTAYKHAADILLTGDTYSAAEMKAMGLVNRVFPDESFAAESEAFISKLTASSSAVLAMAKRAMRSALGQTYSEAMPVIEELYLEKLMATEDASEGLAAFLEKRKPIWKDR; this is encoded by the coding sequence TTGGACTACAAGCACATATCCTTCGGAGTCTCCGACCACGTGGCTAGATTGGTGCTCAGAAGGCCCCCCAACAACATCCTGAACATCGAGATGATGATGGAGCTCAATGACGCTCTCGTCAGTGTCCAGAAAAGCGAAGGCCTGAGGGCGCTGGTGATATCTGCCGAGGGGAAGTACTTCTCGACGGGCGTGGACGTCGGAGAGCACACGAAGGACAAGGTCAGGGAGATGATCAAGGTATTCCACACTATATTCGAGAATCTGAACAAAATCGATACACCCACGGTGGCGCTCGTTCAGGGTGCCTGCCTGGGCGGCGGGTGCGAGCTCGCGCTCTACTGCGATATCGTTCTCGCGTCCGAGAGGGCGAGGTTCGGCCAGCCAGAGATAAAGGTCGGTGTTTTTCCCCCTCTCGCGGCCTACCTCCTCCCGAACACCACGGCCTACAAACATGCCGCCGACATTCTTTTGACCGGAGACACATACTCCGCGGCGGAGATGAAGGCGATGGGGCTCGTGAACCGCGTGTTCCCGGACGAGAGCTTCGCAGCAGAGAGCGAGGCATTCATTTCGAAGCTAACCGCGAGTAGCTCCGCAGTTCTCGCGATGGCCAAGCGAGCGATGCGCAGCGCCCTGGGCCAGACCTACTCTGAAGCGATGCCCGTCATCGAGGAGCTGTATCTGGAGAAACTTATGGCGACAGAGGACGCGAGCGAGGGGCTCGCCGCTTTTCTCGAGAAAAGGAAGCCCATCTGGAAAGACAGATAG
- a CDS encoding 3-oxoacyl-ACP reductase family protein: protein MELEGKNAIVTGGSMGIGRAICLALGREGANVALNYRRHDAEAKEVVRELEAMGRKGLAIKADVTSFKEAENMVQTVLKEWGSIHILVCNAGINWDSVIWKMTEEQWDTVINTNLKGYFNYNRAVAGIFKDQRYGKIVNVTSINGLRGKFGQTNYSASKGGEIAMTKALAKELGKFNVNVNCVAPGMVMTEMAKKIPPEFLEKAIDETVLGRIATPEDVANVVVFLCTEKARHITGEVIKVDGGQYI from the coding sequence ATGGAACTCGAAGGGAAGAATGCAATAGTGACCGGTGGAAGCATGGGAATAGGCCGGGCAATATGCCTCGCGCTGGGGCGGGAGGGGGCGAACGTGGCGCTGAACTACAGGAGGCATGATGCCGAGGCAAAAGAGGTCGTGAGAGAGCTGGAGGCGATGGGCAGGAAGGGTCTGGCGATAAAGGCAGACGTCACCTCGTTCAAAGAAGCGGAGAATATGGTCCAGACCGTGCTGAAGGAGTGGGGCAGCATCCACATTCTCGTCTGTAATGCCGGCATCAACTGGGATAGCGTGATATGGAAAATGACGGAGGAGCAGTGGGACACGGTCATCAACACGAACCTGAAGGGCTATTTCAACTACAACCGCGCCGTCGCTGGAATATTTAAGGACCAGAGGTATGGTAAAATAGTCAACGTGACCTCGATAAACGGCCTCCGGGGCAAGTTCGGTCAGACCAACTACTCGGCTTCGAAGGGCGGCGAGATAGCGATGACGAAGGCCCTCGCTAAGGAACTCGGTAAGTTCAACGTGAACGTGAATTGCGTCGCGCCGGGCATGGTGATGACAGAGATGGCAAAGAAGATTCCTCCGGAGTTCCTCGAGAAAGCGATAGACGAGACAGTACTAGGCAGAATAGCAACACCCGAGGACGTCGCAAACGTGGTTGTGTTTCTCTGCACGGAGAAGGCGAGGCACATCACCGGGGAGGTCATCAAGGTCGACGGCGGGCAGTACATCTGA
- a CDS encoding thiolase domain-containing protein, which yields MRVAAVGIGHGVFGRRSDANVQELAFEAFREALRDARNLERKDIEAAVLGSVPEYHKQRSLGGVIAEYLGLNPKAIWLTECACASGSAAIRTAYMAIKSGMHSVVAVIGAQKMTELTTPEILALMGRVGEVQWESIFGTTFPGYYAMFANAHMHRWGTTREQMAAVAVKNHYYGSMNKYAMFQKPVTLEKCLESDPVAYPFGIFDCCANADGAACVILASEERAREFTDEPVWLEGLGCATTSMSVLRRPNHWSLPSAREAARQAYKQAGVGPRDIKVADVHDCFTIAEIMAYEDLGFCEEGKGGKFIEEKQSYIGGAHPVNVDGGLKAKGHPIGTTGVSMTVEIVKQLRGHAEKRQVPGADIGLTHNVGGIGQYCFVHIWRR from the coding sequence ATGAGGGTCGCGGCGGTCGGAATCGGTCACGGGGTCTTCGGGAGGAGGAGCGACGCGAACGTGCAAGAACTGGCGTTCGAGGCGTTCAGAGAGGCACTGCGAGACGCGCGAAACCTTGAGAGAAAGGACATCGAGGCCGCTGTTCTGGGTTCCGTCCCGGAGTACCACAAGCAGAGGTCCCTCGGGGGTGTGATCGCAGAATATCTCGGACTCAATCCGAAAGCGATTTGGCTTACGGAGTGCGCCTGCGCCTCCGGCAGCGCGGCGATTCGGACCGCTTATATGGCGATAAAATCCGGGATGCATAGTGTGGTCGCGGTCATAGGCGCGCAGAAAATGACCGAGCTCACCACGCCCGAGATTCTGGCGCTGATGGGGCGTGTGGGAGAGGTCCAGTGGGAGTCGATATTCGGAACCACTTTTCCGGGCTACTACGCGATGTTCGCTAACGCCCACATGCACCGGTGGGGCACGACCAGAGAGCAGATGGCCGCTGTGGCGGTGAAGAACCATTACTACGGCTCGATGAATAAATACGCGATGTTCCAGAAGCCCGTGACGCTGGAGAAGTGTCTCGAGTCCGACCCAGTGGCCTATCCCTTCGGAATCTTCGACTGCTGCGCCAACGCCGATGGCGCCGCCTGCGTGATTCTTGCCTCTGAAGAGAGGGCCCGGGAGTTCACAGACGAGCCCGTCTGGCTCGAGGGTCTGGGCTGCGCAACGACATCGATGTCCGTTCTCCGAAGGCCCAACCATTGGAGCCTCCCGAGCGCCAGGGAGGCTGCGAGACAGGCCTACAAACAGGCGGGCGTTGGGCCAAGGGACATAAAGGTGGCGGACGTTCACGACTGCTTCACCATAGCCGAGATAATGGCATACGAGGACCTGGGCTTCTGTGAGGAGGGAAAGGGTGGAAAGTTCATAGAGGAGAAGCAGTCCTACATCGGAGGCGCCCACCCTGTCAACGTCGACGGCGGCCTGAAGGCCAAGGGCCACCCGATAGGGACAACGGGCGTCTCGATGACGGTGGAGATCGTAAAACAGCTGCGGGGCCACGCAGAGAAGAGGCAGGTCCCGGGCGCGGACATCGGCCTGACGCACAATGTCGGCGGCATAGGGCAGTACTGCTTTGTCCACATATGGAGGAGGTGA